The Juglans regia cultivar Chandler chromosome 1, Walnut 2.0, whole genome shotgun sequence nucleotide sequence catctctctattttttttatatagtctacAATGTGAGTGTAGACCTTGTGGTTCATATTTGCCTAAAGTCACATTCTACTACACTTTGAGaaacttatttataatattttattcactatGTATGTTCCATAAAGTCTCATAGATGCTATCCAAATGGGGAGTCTATACattaaattgactaatactagttgaacctagtacTAAAAGTCAATAGGTCTCTTCTTTCCAAACATAGAGGTTTGATCTATATAGAAAAAGTCGATATTTCTTCATTGCGGAAAAAGACAAACACCTTATACGGATCTTGTTCCTTAAGTCCTTATAGAAAAAATCATTGTTCTATTCATTATGGAAAAAGATGGATAATAAAATGGACATACAAAGGGTTGAGCAACCTTCAACCTTATATTCGAAAGAGAtactttttacaaatatttaagtCCTAGTATAAAGTTTGATTTTTGAGGTCAAAAAAGATAACTCATTTGGAAGTATCTATGTGaaggaaatatataaaaaaatggaaggcaaaaaaaaaaaaaaaaaaaaataaataaatatttaaatatatgatgatGGTAGTAAGTTGCCTCACTCACACACTCGCATAGACTTTGGTCATGATGAATTTGTGGTATGTCCACACATATTGTTTGGCTCTTTATTTCAAATAAGAGAGTACGAATTTCTTTTAAAGTTGGTTGTGTGATTGGTACATTGTACTTGGACACTTAGTACATTTAGGGAAGAGATTTGGCTTCAAAAGAATTAagttgcttaaaaaaaataaaaaatttactgcTCATTGCAAAATAGTGTTGGATCAGATTTTTTGGCATACGAGCATTAATTTTGaaccatttattttgttttcgaGTCCTGATAAGTTGTGTGTTGGGATGCAGCCAAACAGAGGCTGAtcttaagggtacgtttggataatgagaagtgttgaaaatatttgtgaatagttttgagtagagatttgagtgagtttgtaggtcccattgagagtattttgagttgtttggatgtgtgaactatgttgagttgttgacttttgagtaggtagttgaaaaatgtgtgggtcccataaatattatagtgattttatttttagtaataaatataataatgattttattatagtgattttttaatattaataaatattgtagtgattttattttactttatatataataatgataaatattataatgattttatttttaatttatatataatagtgataaatattataatgattttatttatatatatataatagtgataaatattatagtaatgttattttttatttatatattatagtgattttatttttaatttatatataatagtgataaatattatagtattttattttttatttatatataatagtgattttattttttatttatatattatagtgattttattttttatttatatattataataattttattttttatttaaatttaatagtgataaatattatagtgattttattttttatttatatattatagtgattttattgttaatttatatatcatagtgattttattttttatttatatattatagggattttatttttaatttatatattatagcgattttattttttatttatatattataatgattttattttttatttatatattatagtaattttattttttatttatatattataatgatattatttttttaaatataatatagtgattttattttttatttatatattatagtgttaaatattttttatttatatattaaagtgattttattttttatttatatattatagtaattttattttttatttatatattataatgattttattttttatttatatattatagcgattttattttttatttatatataataatgataaatattttttatttatatattatagtgatttatttttttttatatattatagtgatttattttttatttatatattataatgattttattttttatttatatattatagtgattttattttttatttatatattatagcgattttattttttatttatatattatagcgattttattttttatttatatattatagtgattttattttttatttatatattatagtgataaatattttttatttatatattatagtaattttattttttatttatatattataatgattttattttttatttatatattatagtgattttattttttatttatgtattatagtgataaatattttttatttatatattatagtgattttattttttatttatatataatcatgataaatattttttatttatatattatagtgattttattttttatttatatattatagtaattttattttttgtttatatattatagcgattttattttttatttatatattatagtgattttattttttatttatatattataatgattttattttttatttatttattatagtgattttattttttatttatatattatagtgataaatattttttatttatatattataatgattttattttttatttatatattatagtgataaatattttttatttatatattatggtgattttatttttttttatatattatagtaattttattttttatttatatgttataatgattttattttttatttatatattatagcgattttattttttatttatatataatagtgataaatattttttatttatatattataatgattttatttatatatttaatagtgagaaatattatagtgattttattttttatttatatataatagtgataagtattatagaatgtttgtgaatagttatgaatagagattgaagtgagtttgtgggtcccattgagagtattttaagttgtttggtatgtgaagtattttaaaaaatacgagaatacttaaaaagtgttgaggatacttgtttatccaaacacaacctaagactttttcttttttggttggCATTTTCTGCATTTTTGTTCACATGGGTCTGGGAGTGGTGTTTCAGAAGGTCTGTTTtttaattatctgaaaaattaaGTCCAGTAGAACTCTGAGCCGGCATCTGAAAGTTTAGTGGGACTCTGAGCCTTGGGCTCAGGTCCGTGGCACGTTAGTGTTTTTGATAGAAACTCAACCCCCCGCCGATATTCCTTCTTACACTCACTCACGACATTACACATCACGTCTCTCTCAGTCTCTTCATGCCCTAGCCGAACTCAAGGTCTCATTTTTCTAAGTCATTGAGATAACCTCATTGATTACAAATTGCGCAGACCTCATCCTCTACGCAAGTATCAGTCACGGTAAGTGCTCGATCCATTTGTCTCCTCCTCCTCTATTTGTTCTCGGGCTCGGCCTCGTCTTCCAAAATGCTTGCATATCTCTTGGCCTTAATAAATCCATTTGcaccattttttaaaactagATTCTAAGTTACAGGTAATGAGTTATGCTTTTATTATtggatgttttttctttataagtatGGATGCTTTTGTTATTGGATGCTATGTTTCGTTGCTCATTACTGTATTTTATatttcgtgtatatatatatgctcttttTTTGGcacatattctatattttgtttagacTATAGTTGAATTACATTCTTCTTCAATCTCATGTATAAGAGAATACATGCATTCTTATCATGTATTCTTTATTCtcaaatgcattttatttttgtttttggctcTTAATTTGTTGGATTCGCTAGATCTTATCTTTGTCCCGGTTTGAATTTATTAGGTACCCATTATAGCACAAAGCATTTgctgaatttcatttttttcttatgtgtTGTTGATAAGGCAGTTCTGGAGACTGTAGCCGCTTAAAGGCCGAACTTTAAAAGATACAAGTAGAAATGGATATCAAAACAACATGACATTGACTAGAAATAGAGGCGCAAGAGAAAATTAGAGTCTCATTTTATGTATAGTGATTTCAATATCGTGGATACTTTGTTTGAgaatttattttggaaaattatgATAAAACAATCTGTGGAAGATGTAAAAGAagacttatataatatatatatatatatatatacatatgtatgtgTCTCAGGCAGATGCATTTTACATTCTACATGCAATGATGTTGTGGCATTGTCTGATTTGGTATATCTGATCATGTACGTTCCTGTAAATAGCGAGGAAGTGGAGTAATGAAAAGTGGTTAAATTATTAGTCAAAACTTGAATACTACTTGCATTCTAAACCATACGTACAAAGAGTATTTGATGTTCGACAGATTTAGTACAAAGATTATATTTGGAGGACAAGGGCCCAGGCAACTTGATTATTTGATGTTCGTGGAAATAAGCAATTTGAGACAATTTGAACAGCTTCTTGGTTGGAAATAACATCCCATATCTGAGAAGAGATGAAAAAATATCACATACAATTTGAAGTAACTCGAACAGAGAGCATGCAGTGTATTTTTTTGCACAATACTACACCAAAAAATGATCATCTTCAATTAAAGTTATATTCATCTCCTCCAACAATGAAAATCCCAAATAATAGTCATTACAAATAGTACTTTTTAATATCCATAAAAAAACATCCAGCTCCACAAAACTGCATCATCTATAATAGAACGTGTACATCATCGTCTTGATCTACTAGATGCAATCAAGAAGGCTGCACGAAAGAGTTGAGACATTTGTTATGTTAGTGTCAACCATTTAGAGAAAAGCACATGTGCACATGGCCGCACATGTGGAAAGACTCGAGTACTGGACTGTTTTTTGTGAAATAGGAACTTACCCTTCTGTTACAATTTTTTCTGTTACAACTTAAGTTATATAAATAGAGGTCTTTAATTGTACTTGAGGGATGATTGAtacagagagaaaaagagagaacattTGCAGTAAGGCTCCAAGAAAGTGTGAGGTGTGCATGAGAGATTCATGTTCTTGTAATCTCAAGTTTGTATTTGATAATCAATAAAGGAAAGTCTCTTGATTGTTGCTGCCGTGGATGTAAATCACTaggatcgaaccacgtaaattcttTTGTGTTCTTTACATTTCTTTTACGTGTCGTTTCAAGTTCTTTATAACTTCTTTTACAAATCTTGGCATCTGAGTTGAAGGCATTAACCACACTAAGAAATTCAGAGTTTCAACAAGACAGTAGTAATTAGAATAAACGCAAAATTAAAAGCATTGTGAACTTGCAATTAGAATAAAGTTTAGAATTAAGTAGTTAAGCCCACCTGCAATGTTCTTCTAGAAAGAGAACCATGTAATCAATTCACAACATTAACCTAACAAGAAGTGTGAACTTGCAATTAGAATAAGTTTAGAATTAAGCAACAGTGCTTTTTATTCCCATTGTTTTGGAATTATTCTTTAtacaattatgaaaaaaaaggtACTTTCAAAGATGCTAATAGCTGGAGGAGGTATCCAAAAGTGCACAAGCTTCCATTTCCAATTGTCCAGCGGTTTAAAATCCACAAACATATAAATCAGGCGCAAATATTGAGTAATATATAGTAGTACTCGGCCTTAGTTAACGATTCTCAAGTACTGCAACTTGAACCCCTGATGCTTGCTTTTATAACCATGCACTACTACAACATCAGCAGGAGATGATGATGGATGTTTCACaaattaagattaatatttgatgactattgctttaaaattttctcacataatatataattagccATACATGGGCGGAAAATATTATACCAAGTCTGTTTCCACGCGTACATCAAAGCCTGTTTCGTGTAGAGTTTTAGTGATTAAATTATTCAAGTTTCGTGTAAAACAAACTTGTTTCTTGGCCCACCAGTGTCCGAAAAGGGGCACTCTTTAATACAATTGAGCACTGATTATCACTCTCCACTCTTCACCGTCCACTCCCTTCAGCCAttttgtactctctctctctctctctctgtgtataAAAGCAAAAATCCAGAACATAGGGAAACTATTCCTCCCCTACAGCCTTTTTCACCATGGCTAATCCCTACTCAAATTTCTTCACAGGTCTACACAAATTCAACCCTCTCCACCATTACCATCATATAAACTACATTAATTAtagattgaaaatttaaaaaaaatcccacattttatagataaaaaacCAGAAAGGATGAAATAAACTGAAAATACCCATGTAAATAATAACTGGAGAGCCTCGGATTCGTGGTAGCTGCATGCCAAAAGACGCCAGCGCTTGGAGGCTAGTGTTGGACTGGAGAGCCGTGCTGAAAATGGGTCTGACGATAAAATCTACGGAGAGAAAATATCGTGCAGGTTAAGCGGGAGCAGCCATCGGGAGGACTACGCGGTGGCTGTAGAAGCAccctttatattatattatggcAGAGCATTGGTTTTGGACTTTTGAAGgccaattatatatgtatatggccAAATGATTTCATCACGTTATACCTTTGAATCCATATATATTACCTTTAAAAAAGGAACAATTGAAACATCGGCAATACATCCATCTCCGGAAAATAAGGCATAAAATAAACACACCAGAAACACTACAAATAAAGTTTACGCTTATACAAGTAACAAGGTAGACAAAAATTTCAATCCTATAGTTTTCCAGATTCACTTTTACTCTCAATCAAGCAGGTACAATTATAGTAACTTCAGAATTAGGAAATACGGAATGACTCCATTGGAAATCTAGAAATCAAGTATTtaaagttcaatatgcaaatGAATAAGGATCAAAGATCTGCTCTCCCAGGATATCTGGGGAAAGGAATAACGTCTCTGATATTCTCAATGCCAGTGGCGAAGAGAAGCATTCGTTCAAATCCGAGACCAAAACCACAATGTTTTACTGTTCCATAGCGCCGCAGGTCAAGGTACCATTCATATGGCTCAATAGGCAGCCCCATGTCTTTTATTCTACAATAAAAGAACAAATTGtgtgagaaaaaataaaactgataaTAAAGCACAGAAAGCCTCCTACCTTTGCTGAATGACATCATAACGCTCCTCCCTTTGGCTTCCCCCAATTAACTCTCCCACCTGAAATATAAGATATCCATTTGTTCACATGCAAAGAAGatgctaaaattaaatcaacaaTAAACATGTAGACATTTATGTATAAACATTTATGTTGACAGAGAGCAAACAATAAACATGTATAGTAAGACACCACACCTTTGGTACAAGGACATCCATAGCAGCCACTGTCTTCGAGTCATCATTCAACCTCATGTAGAATGCTTTGATATCTTTTGGATAATTATAGACAATAACAGGCTTCTGAAATTTCACCTCTGTCAAGTATCTGCAAAATTAGCAAACCTGGGACATAAGTAATTGCAATACATGCAGAAGAAACACATAAGAGACGGTTGCATACCTTTCATGTTCGGATGCTAAGTCAATTCCCCATTCCACTTTATTCTCAAACTTCCTGCCCCCTTTCACAGCCTCTTCCAGAAGTTCCACAGCTTCTGTATATGAAATCCGCTCAAAAGGTGTGGAAGCAACCATCCTTAGACGCTCAATGCAAGTTTTATCAAACTTATCAGCCATAAATTCCATATCATCAAGGCAATTATCAAGTAACCACTGACACAGAAATCTCACATATGCCTCTGCACAGTTCATATCATCCTACAAAAATTGGCATTTTGATCATCACATATATGCATGTGCacaacaaaaagataaaatgaaaacgGATATTAAATAAATGCATTGGAAGAAATCCCATAATCATGGAGTTTCATAGCTCAGAAAAAGCTATGGCCGTGGTTGTTGTACTTGCAACaatattaaatcattaaatGCAACTGGCCACACCAGGATTTTCCAGACATAAGAACACCTATGCACATATTCATTTATGGGATACAATGAAATTTCAAAAGCTTTTGATAAGCCTTCTCAAACACCAGATAAACCAATGTGCGTACTCGATACATGTTTCACATACCTTGAGTTCTGCAAATGCAATTTCAGGCTCCACCATCCAAAACTCAGCCAGATGCCTTGAGGTGTGAGAATTTTCTGCTCTAAAAGTTGGACCAAAAGTATAGACACTACTAAGACAACATGCATATGATTCAACTTGCAATTGGCCAGAAACGGTCAAAAATGCTTGACGTCCAAAGAAATCTAGTCCATAGTCAATCTTCCCATCCTTTTGGGGGATACCAGGTTTAAGCTTTGATCTCTCCTCCAGCTTTGACAGattctctttttccttctttagtTCGGCCACAGACACATTGATATCCTCCTTTTTCGCTTTGGCAGATTTCAGCTGGGCAACAACCTCTCCTTTCTCCTTGACAAGAAGCTGAGCGGCTTCGATATCGGCTGCTGATGGAGGAGGATTCTTGATCAAATCCTTCTCCAGCTTATCAGCTTCACTAATCAAAGTTGTAACTTGAAACATTTCACCAGCACCCTCACAATCACTAGTGGTTATAATCGGAGTGTGAACATAAAGGAATCCGTGCTTTTGGAAGAACGTATGTGTAGCATATGCAAGTGCATTTCGGATTCGAGCAACTGCAGATATCTATAAACACAATATACCATGTTTAGATAAccaaaagatgatgaaaaaaaaatacagcagAAATCTATTTGATAGAGTTTTCAACACATCAAAATGCAATCAAGGAAATAAAACGACAAAGCAAAATGCCCATATTGTATTCTTATGTCATTTAGCAGGTAAGGAGTGGATTTGGAGAGACTGACAGGTACCCAAGCATTTTGGAATACCTAAGATGTTTCAAACTACAACTTCCTTACATATCAAATCCTTCATTCCTGTATCAAGTTTTTTCTCTGAGTAAATACTTGTATTAACTATTAAGTGGGGAAAAAAAGGATTAAGAAATATGCGGAGTTGGAGAACACCCTGCGATTAGATGGCCTTGAATCAGTCTTATATTTAGCTTAAAGATCATATCCAGAAAAAACAGACTTCTCTTCTCTACATAACGAAGATGAAAATCTCAAATTCCAGCCAACATTAACACCGGGTAGGCCAAGTTTGTAAGGATAAATTAGGCAGATATCAGGTTTAACATGCGACATTCAGAATCGAACCCGATTATCAGAATAACTGAAAAAATATACGTTTCCTGAATTTTAAGCCACAGAAGTGAAGAATGTGGACCGTTCTCGTTGCAAATACTGGGGCAATTATCAAGTAGCCGAGTCTCTTGAGTTTTCTTACCTAACATTTATATGCGAATAAACCAAAACTAATCACAAACAGAAtgcaagaaggaaaaaaaagagaatgcaaatctaatcttttatttaaaaccctATTCCAGAAATTCTCCAAATTCAACACCTATTGAGGGCAACACTTCTATACCAAAACCCAATAACCTCAACTACCAACGACCAAACACAAGTTCATATATTTGGGAAGAAGAGCAAGAGATTTTGTGCGAATTCTACAAAAGACAAGCAAGTCATGCGGAAACAGACATTAGCAACAAGGAATAAACAGAGACGGAGGCATTCACCGTGTTGGTTCTAGGACGAAGGTGCACAAAATCCCTGAGAAACTCAAGCGTCAGCCTGGTCTTCGGCAATGGGTACTTGGCTGGGTCAACAGGGCCAACATGGACCACCTTCTCGACCCTAAGTTCCACCTTCTGCTTGGTCCCGGAGGGCGGAAGCTTCAGAACGCCGTCGACGGAGATGCACGTGCCGGTCGGCACGAGCGGGCTTAGATCCGAAACGGACGCATCAACGATTACCTGCAGGTTCGCCGGGCACGACCCGTCATTGAGCTCCAGGAACGCAAACGCGTCCTTGTCAGCTTTCCGTCCCGTCTTGACCCATCCGCCGATCCGAACCCGGTGGCCGGCGAGCCCCGCCCCGCCGTCGGGCCTGGAAACGATCGATCGTATCGGGACACGGTCAGAAAATTCGGCCTTTGCGACTTCAGAGGAAGAAACGGCGTCGTGTAGGGTTGTGGCTGCGAGCTGGCCCGATAGTGAAGCTGAGTCGTCAGCCATTCTCTGAGAGTCTGAGGCCTTTACTGAGAGGGTGTTTTAGCCGATAAACCCTAATCTCGTATCCTTATACGCGAAAGAGAAATGATCAACTGCAACAAGATCTATTGTATTTGATGACCACAGTAAGGCACTAGTACGAATAAGACACGTGTCTCTAGACTCATACGAGATTCCTTCTCCCAAAGCTAGATTCCGGGTGTTAGTTTTATGCCCGAATCAGATTAGTCGGAAGGAACGACGCTAGCGTGGCCATTACGTCCTCCAACTTGAAATTATGTTCGCACTTTGTTCGGGCAATAAAGGTCGAAAATAATCCTAGAATTTTGTTAACCCTTTTTAATCAACACTAACATAtgtctactatatatataagtgcaaaTTTCGGAGGAATAATATTTTCGTCTAACacttattttctcattttacccctaattctattttcaaatttttgttttgccCCTAGTCTTCTTCCCATTTTTTCCCTgcttttatttacaaatttctgtTTTACCCTTGGTCTCCTCCCCTATCCTCTGTCCATTTCTTTGTCTCTTGTAGTGTGCCACCGTACACCGGCGTGGCCAATACCACcccacccattctcttccccttcgGCCGGCGTCCCTCCCCTTCCAATCTCAACCATTCTGTGCCGCTATTAACCACCACGAGGGAATCCAAATTGCTGCCAGTTCGTTTCTTCGTCCCCTCCAGTGCGCCATTGCACGCCGGCGTGGCCAACACCACCCCGCTCATTCTCTTCTCCTTCGGCCGGCGTCCCTCCCCTTCCAATCTCAACCCCTCTCGTGTCACCGTTAACTGCCACGAGGGAATCCAGCCGTGGCCCTTTTTCGTTCTAgcaccgccattggccaccatctcttcaccacaccACCATCGGTCCTCTAGCCACCTAAACCACCCAACCTCAGCTCTGATCCGCCACCGTTGAAGCCCCTCTAGctcatttttcaatttagatattttgatcTCCAACCGCCACCATCCGCGGTCAATCACCATCACCATTTGCTTCACCAACACCTCTAATCTAAGCCTTTCTCTAGCCATACCAAGTTTTAGTTTGTTCCTATTCAAAATTTGGCCCTTTGAGACCTACGACCATAGTCCAAAATATATTGTTATGCTGTTGTGCCACCACTTCTTGCACCttcttattttttgaaaattatatttcatcactataagtaatttttcaaagaactttgTGACATTTGAATATATTTCTGCTCTAACAAACTTTCTGCAGTCTAGTTAGTTGTGCCGGACTTTGAGTCCGAAAAGTATGGGGGTTGGTTAGATGTGAGAATGtgttgtttatttaattgaattatgCTTGCATGCATTTATGATGTGTTTGGCATCGTGACATTTGTTGCATCATTTCATGCATGCTCATGTGTCGTGaatgaaaattgagttttcatgtgagagaTGTTTGGATATGTTTGAAAGAATGGATTAAAaggaataagaaaaaagaaaaagaactgtagggatggtggtaagcaaagacggtggtagagtcctaCCTGTGATTCTCATCTATGGTGCACGCGATAGGGATGAtggtaagtagggatggtggcaagtcccgcctgtgattctcgCCTACAGTGTTAGTGATAGGAATGGTGGTAAGCAGAGATGGTGGTAATCTTGCCTACGATTTCTACCTATAGTGTTTGATAAATGAATATGTTTGgccattttttagaaaaatggcGGTTTATGGTTTAATGGATGTGAgcaccattttctggaaaaatgatcGATTTATGCTTAGGCcgttttctgggaaaatgaagAATGGTATTTAATGGTATGTTTTGggtcaaataaattaatgaatattaaataatattcttaaaataataaaatcatttaaataaattaataaagttatattattttcggaactccaaaatattaaaagCTTTACTTGAAAATTAGTCTTTGTTCAATAACACTAcaaatatctcatttaaaatgattttggtaaaaatatttagaagattttagaatacttgactcaatttaaaaatcatcggctagatttaaaataaagatattatatttaaaattatttttttaaaagaaattttattcatcatctccacaccatacaccaatatgtgatttcttttctttttttcttgatgtgtaaacacacatatttaaacatcaatatatatgtgtttaaattgaatggtaaaaatgagaaattacaTGTTATTGTATTATAGGAGATGATGAGCTGAAttctttttctataatttattatttctacttttaaaagtaatttctttgtttagaaaataaaaaattatgtaaaattaaactGGACACATGTGCAAGGCACGTTGTCCTTTcctagtgtgtgtgtatatatatacacacatgttTTTACTTGTTacctctaatatatatatatatatatatatatatatatatatatatgtagcattaatgcaatcaatttatataattaggactcgtttagattcagagagtatttaatcttatttcatcattataatttttctaaattttcatacaaaagataataaacaattcaactttttcaatctcaattcaattttttcaaatttcaaaacaataataatattaaaaaataatattctaataatattttattcaattttcaaatttcatttaaaaccatcttatctcatcttactatccaaaccaacccttaagattcttaggcctcgtttggttatgcagttcagatgaaatgagatgagatgttttgttgaatgttaaataaaatattgctataatataatttttattttagaatttgaaaaagttgaattgtttattatagtttgtatgagagtttgaaaaaattataatgattatatgagatgagatagtttggcCTTGTGTAACCAAATCAACTCtaattttcgaaaaaaaaaaaaaacctcaaagcACGGAGCATATAGTGTTTTGATCTAAGTAAGATCTACATTTACATCGTTCTTTTGTTCCTCCTTGCTCTCTCTTTTGAGCAATTAGTTTTATACCAATTaataatatgagtaatgcttCATTCAGTCATAGAATGTGTAAGTTtcatgcagtcgttttgaaaaaagtagagttcactattaaaaaattaaatttctttttatgtggatcccatatttatttacttttttcaaagttatTGCGTACgcttgtacactcacgactgtaattatcatttctctaataatattaatggaGGAATACACGAGTAAAAGGTGGATCGACTCAACAAATATCTCATTATAgctagtattaaaaaaaaaaaaaaaaggaaacaaactcTATATATGACCAACGAACTGTTTATAAGCTAAGATTTTGAaaggtttataattttatttgacttttatgtagatccaaatccaaattttaataTGATCCACGTAAGATCATCATTTGAGTTTTAAAGACCCAAACCCAAATCCTCCTTATCAAATTCAAACATCCAAATGCATcataatagaaatataaatcCGTTGTTATAGGTTGGGCGCAATTAATTACGCCTATCTATCTGTTATTTTAGGATAGATCGAGCTTTAACCACATTGATATTTCAGTCAATGTTATTTATAACCTTATTATTGCTATTAACCCCATCTAGCTAGTAGTGCTAGCCACCAAGTACGTATTAGGGTTGAAGGTCCGGATCCGGGAAGATGCAGATCTAGATCCGACTTTTTAAAAGTGGGCGGATATCAGCC carries:
- the LOC109010069 gene encoding asparagine--tRNA ligase, cytoplasmic 1; translated protein: MADDSASLSGQLAATTLHDAVSSSEVAKAEFSDRVPIRSIVSRPDGGAGLAGHRVRIGGWVKTGRKADKDAFAFLELNDGSCPANLQVIVDASVSDLSPLVPTGTCISVDGVLKLPPSGTKQKVELRVEKVVHVGPVDPAKYPLPKTRLTLEFLRDFVHLRPRTNTISAVARIRNALAYATHTFFQKHGFLYVHTPIITTSDCEGAGEMFQVTTLISEADKLEKDLIKNPPPSAADIEAAQLLVKEKGEVVAQLKSAKAKKEDINVSVAELKKEKENLSKLEERSKLKPGIPQKDGKIDYGLDFFGRQAFLTVSGQLQVESYACCLSSVYTFGPTFRAENSHTSRHLAEFWMVEPEIAFAELKDDMNCAEAYVRFLCQWLLDNCLDDMEFMADKFDKTCIERLRMVASTPFERISYTEAVELLEEAVKGGRKFENKVEWGIDLASEHERYLTEVKFQKPVIVYNYPKDIKAFYMRLNDDSKTVAAMDVLVPKVGELIGGSQREERYDVIQQRIKDMGLPIEPYEWYLDLRRYGTVKHCGFGLGFERMLLFATGIENIRDVIPFPRYPGRADL